The following coding sequences are from one Thermostaphylospora chromogena window:
- a CDS encoding epoxide hydrolase family protein, giving the protein MTKPQDDIRPFRIDIPQEQLDDLRARLANTRWPDELPGVGWSRGVPVGYLKELAEYWRIGYDWRAHEAELNRYPQYLTTIDGQNIHFLHVRSPEPDALPLMLLHGWPGGFTDFLDVIGPLSDPRAHGGDPAAAFHLVIPSLPGFGFSTPLAGPGMNAARMAGLLVELMSRLGYGRYGVQGYDTGSWVAPEMGRQAPERVAGIHVNALMTFPAGQEGEMDGLTPVEQRRWQAMQNFNDGYLQCNSKRPQTVTYGLHDSPVGQLAWIVEKFKELTDPPEGLPEESVDRDRILTDVSLYWLTGTAGSAAQIYYEEISAGAWSGAAEGGESTAGDGAGDGSGAAGNAWSGQDGDWAAAARGTVPTGVLVSARDVTIRRWAERDHNVVRWTELDRGGHFLAMEAPEALVGDVRAFFEKLR; this is encoded by the coding sequence ATGACGAAGCCGCAGGATGACATCCGTCCGTTCCGCATCGACATCCCGCAGGAGCAGCTGGACGATTTGCGTGCCCGGCTGGCGAACACGCGCTGGCCGGACGAACTGCCGGGCGTCGGCTGGAGCCGGGGGGTGCCGGTGGGCTACTTGAAGGAGCTGGCCGAGTACTGGCGCATCGGCTACGACTGGCGGGCGCACGAGGCGGAGCTCAACAGGTACCCGCAGTACCTGACCACGATCGACGGGCAGAACATCCACTTCCTCCATGTGCGCTCGCCCGAGCCGGACGCCCTGCCGCTGATGCTGCTGCACGGCTGGCCGGGCGGGTTCACGGACTTCCTCGACGTCATCGGGCCGCTGTCGGACCCCCGTGCACACGGCGGCGATCCGGCCGCGGCCTTCCACCTGGTGATCCCGTCGCTGCCGGGGTTCGGCTTCTCCACGCCGCTGGCCGGGCCGGGTATGAACGCCGCGCGGATGGCCGGGCTGCTGGTGGAGTTGATGTCCCGGCTCGGCTACGGGCGCTACGGCGTGCAGGGGTACGACACCGGCTCGTGGGTCGCGCCCGAGATGGGCAGGCAAGCCCCCGAGCGGGTGGCCGGCATCCACGTCAACGCCCTGATGACCTTCCCGGCCGGGCAGGAGGGCGAGATGGACGGGCTGACCCCGGTCGAGCAGCGGCGCTGGCAGGCCATGCAGAACTTCAACGACGGCTACCTGCAGTGCAACTCCAAGCGGCCCCAGACGGTGACCTACGGCCTGCACGACTCGCCCGTCGGGCAGCTCGCCTGGATCGTGGAGAAGTTCAAGGAGCTCACCGACCCGCCCGAGGGGCTGCCGGAGGAGAGCGTCGACCGCGACCGCATCCTGACCGATGTCTCGCTGTACTGGCTGACCGGAACGGCCGGATCGGCGGCGCAGATCTACTACGAGGAGATCTCCGCCGGCGCCTGGAGCGGTGCGGCGGAGGGCGGGGAGAGCACCGCGGGAGACGGGGCCGGTGACGGTTCCGGAGCGGCGGGGAACGCCTGGAGCGGCCAGGACGGCGACTGGGCGGCGGCCGCGCGCGGAACGGTGCCGACCGGCGTGCTGGTCTCGGCACGCGACGTCACCATCCGCCGCTGGGCCGAGCGCGACCACAACGTCGTGCGCTGGACCGAACTCGACAGGGGCGGCCATTTTCTGGCGATGGAGGCCCCGGAGGCGCTGGTCGGCGATGTGCGCGCGTTCTTCGAGAAGCTGCGCTGA